The following proteins come from a genomic window of Gordonia westfalica:
- a CDS encoding PEP-utilizing enzyme, with translation MSTTVDTMLDTLDSADVPESTTWTTGNVAEAFPGVFSTFGISFVFGPMELAFRRMFHDLGALSSSDVKVPEEVSDCFWSLFAGWGAGNIDKFREIANVLPGTSATAIEQQLFGYVRPDTVDANTVGRYPAILAKAPRWVIGVPRRHDAMFAELRRWRLDRLPRIADLDEAGCLAVLADARTRFEDIMSIHMGVAFISSALADKVAEAAAAGGFPGLEQHLLSGVGSDENEVAYDLWALAHGTISEQQFVDRHGYHGPNEGQLHGITWRENLAPIRSRLADYRAIADDNPRAPRHRSAAQRQLRDDAVQRLLNATPRSRRRATAWMVRIAGRFLALREQGKAGYLITYDVARAAARRLGDLLVERGVITDREHVFHLRYDALVAGISGDQSAIVTERIDRFARQQGIRVPQAWAGYPAVTKVDEDDDVALGTGGVVTGVAASAGQVEGRARVVRDPAETELDDGDILVCETTDPSWVSLFMVAAGVVTDFGGLLSHGPIVAREIGIPCVCGTESGSRQIRDGQMLRVDGDTGRVTVIG, from the coding sequence ATGAGCACCACGGTCGACACGATGCTCGACACCCTGGACAGCGCCGACGTGCCCGAATCCACTACGTGGACCACCGGCAACGTCGCCGAGGCGTTCCCCGGCGTGTTCAGCACCTTCGGTATCAGCTTCGTCTTCGGGCCGATGGAGCTCGCTTTCCGGCGGATGTTCCATGATCTCGGCGCGCTGTCGTCGAGCGATGTGAAGGTACCCGAGGAGGTCAGTGACTGCTTCTGGAGTCTCTTCGCCGGCTGGGGCGCGGGCAACATCGACAAGTTCCGTGAGATCGCGAACGTGCTGCCGGGGACGTCCGCCACGGCGATCGAACAGCAACTGTTCGGTTACGTTCGCCCCGACACGGTCGACGCCAACACCGTCGGCCGCTATCCCGCCATCCTGGCGAAGGCACCGCGGTGGGTCATCGGGGTACCCAGGCGCCACGATGCGATGTTCGCCGAGCTGCGACGCTGGCGGCTGGATCGGCTGCCGCGGATCGCCGATCTGGACGAAGCCGGTTGCCTCGCCGTACTCGCCGATGCGCGAACACGATTCGAGGACATCATGTCCATCCACATGGGGGTCGCGTTCATCAGCTCGGCGCTCGCGGACAAGGTGGCCGAGGCCGCCGCTGCGGGCGGGTTCCCCGGTCTCGAACAACACCTGCTGTCCGGGGTGGGTTCGGACGAGAACGAGGTCGCCTACGACCTGTGGGCGCTGGCCCACGGCACGATCTCCGAGCAGCAGTTCGTCGATCGCCACGGTTACCACGGCCCCAACGAGGGCCAGCTCCACGGCATCACCTGGCGCGAGAACCTGGCGCCCATCCGTTCGCGGCTGGCGGACTACCGCGCGATCGCCGACGACAACCCGCGCGCTCCACGACATCGGAGTGCGGCACAGCGACAGCTCCGAGACGATGCGGTTCAACGGCTGCTGAACGCCACGCCGAGGTCACGGCGTCGGGCCACGGCGTGGATGGTCCGCATCGCCGGCCGGTTCCTCGCACTGCGCGAGCAGGGCAAGGCCGGATATCTGATCACCTACGACGTCGCTCGCGCCGCCGCCCGCAGACTCGGCGACCTCCTCGTCGAACGCGGCGTCATCACCGACCGGGAGCACGTCTTCCACCTGCGCTACGACGCGCTGGTGGCCGGGATCAGCGGCGATCAGAGCGCGATCGTCACCGAGCGGATCGATCGGTTCGCCCGGCAGCAGGGCATCCGGGTTCCTCAGGCGTGGGCGGGGTATCCCGCGGTGACCAAGGTCGACGAGGACGACGATGTCGCCCTCGGAACGGGCGGTGTGGTCACCGGCGTCGCGGCGAGTGCGGGGCAGGTCGAGGGGCGGGCCCGCGTGGTCCGCGATCCCGCCGAGACCGAGCTCGACGACGGGGACATCCTGGTGTGCGAGACCACCGATCCGAGCTGGGTGTCGTTGTTCATGGTCGCCGCCGGCGTCGTCACCGATTTCGGTGGTCTGCTCAGCCATGGACCGATCGTGGCCCGCGAGATCGGCATCCCCTGCGTCTGCGGCACCGAGAGCGGGAGCCGGCAGATCCGCGACGGACAGATGCTGCGCGTCGACGGCGACACCGGCCGGGTGACCGTCATCGGGTGA
- a CDS encoding TetR/AcrR family transcriptional regulator, with product MSTVLSRDAYFETGLDVLSDLGYGGLKLAEVCSRLRVTSGSFYHYFSNWADYTSSLLAYWLEARTVRSIDRLAAIGDPRERLATIIDIGLGLPHGAERAIRTWSNLDERARRTQEEVDRRRFEVVYESVAEIVEDTRLAHRFAHWSVFLLVGYEQTSLPKDRDALRDIMIRLMQFLEENSPSS from the coding sequence ATGAGCACCGTTTTGTCACGCGATGCATATTTCGAAACAGGCCTGGACGTCCTGTCCGACCTCGGCTACGGAGGCCTCAAACTGGCCGAGGTCTGCTCACGCCTCCGGGTGACCTCGGGGTCCTTCTACCACTACTTCTCGAACTGGGCTGACTACACCAGCAGCCTGCTGGCCTACTGGCTCGAAGCCCGGACGGTCCGCTCGATCGATCGGTTGGCCGCCATCGGGGACCCGCGCGAACGCCTGGCGACGATCATCGACATCGGCCTGGGCCTGCCGCACGGCGCCGAGCGGGCCATCCGCACCTGGAGCAATCTCGACGAACGTGCCCGGCGAACCCAGGAAGAGGTCGATCGCAGGCGGTTCGAGGTGGTCTACGAGTCCGTCGCGGAGATCGTCGAGGACACCCGACTGGCACACCGGTTCGCCCACTGGTCGGTCTTCCTGCTGGTCGGCTACGAGCAGACCTCGCTGCCGAAGGATCGGGATGCGCTACGCGACATCATGATCCGCCTCATGCAGTTTCTCGAGGAGAACAGTCCGTCGTCCTGA
- a CDS encoding TIGR03857 family LLM class F420-dependent oxidoreductase, whose product MHAAFGPRFILGLGRGDSAYLRHEGLRTAGFDGICDYVDILRKLWRGEKVSYDGPAGRYEGIKLGDVYDGPAPQVWYGTFGMPRAAAAVARAFDGVILPPMMTPEATAGSVARLRKACEQINRDPASLRVVQCVVTAPDLGDEETRTLAHARAVTYLQAQQYGDALTAVNGWDPGPVHRLRTALEEVRQQAGDELVDTAFHRRELLEPARLVPDSWMDDSCAFGSASNCVTALGSYRDAGADEVATYGSTPGQNAALARLWAETKEPAISPV is encoded by the coding sequence ATGCACGCGGCGTTCGGTCCACGGTTCATCCTCGGTCTCGGGCGCGGTGACAGCGCGTATCTCCGGCACGAGGGACTCCGGACGGCCGGCTTCGACGGCATCTGCGATTACGTGGACATCCTCCGGAAGCTGTGGCGTGGCGAGAAGGTGTCCTACGACGGTCCGGCCGGCCGATATGAGGGGATCAAGCTCGGCGACGTCTACGACGGCCCGGCCCCGCAGGTCTGGTACGGAACATTCGGTATGCCGCGGGCGGCGGCAGCGGTGGCGCGCGCATTCGACGGGGTGATCCTGCCGCCGATGATGACCCCGGAGGCCACCGCGGGAAGCGTTGCGCGACTCCGGAAGGCGTGTGAGCAGATCAACCGCGACCCGGCGAGCCTGCGGGTCGTCCAGTGCGTGGTGACCGCGCCGGATCTCGGCGACGAGGAGACCCGGACGCTCGCGCACGCCCGTGCCGTCACCTATCTACAGGCCCAGCAGTACGGCGACGCCCTGACGGCGGTGAACGGATGGGATCCGGGACCGGTGCATCGCCTGCGGACCGCACTGGAAGAGGTTCGGCAGCAGGCGGGGGACGAGTTGGTGGACACCGCATTCCACCGCCGCGAGCTGCTGGAACCGGCGCGCCTGGTACCGGATTCGTGGATGGACGACTCCTGCGCCTTCGGCTCGGCGTCGAACTGCGTGACCGCCCTGGGGTCGTATCGGGACGCCGGCGCGGACGAGGTCGCGACCTATGGCAGCACCCCGGGTCAGAACGCGGCACTGGCCCGGCTGTGGGCGGAGACGAAGGAGCCCGCGATCTCCCCGGTGTGA
- a CDS encoding DUF7065 domain-containing protein, producing the protein MTVTTSSPGITAWGPLAEPLHDDAAGPSDPIWKDNAYLSYWDVERRIFGSFHFSTSPNGDGARRARCSLLVGGDEIEIIEPLDRGSYASESLTFGLDGTITVDHPELQAQFVNAPLHTPADFSLHELIPPLVPGKPLQHFQQACTMRGTIQLRGTRAEVDGFGMRDRTWGFRDEAAQWAEYAGLVAVFGDSFLSVMKFLGMDGTLATDGYLIDATGSRHIEDVTFRRTAAAQFLAARFTLEDGQELTCVMRHRDAGFFVPMGAETEGPAFGTYDDFMTLERDGSPGAGFFEQGIVHRVH; encoded by the coding sequence ATGACCGTCACCACCTCATCACCCGGGATCACCGCATGGGGGCCGCTGGCCGAGCCCCTGCACGACGACGCGGCCGGTCCGTCGGACCCGATCTGGAAGGACAACGCCTACCTGTCCTATTGGGATGTCGAGCGCCGGATCTTCGGAAGCTTCCACTTCTCCACCTCCCCCAACGGCGACGGAGCGCGGCGGGCCAGGTGCTCCCTGCTGGTCGGCGGCGACGAGATCGAGATCATCGAACCCCTGGACCGCGGGTCGTACGCCAGCGAATCACTGACATTCGGCCTCGACGGCACCATCACCGTCGACCACCCGGAACTCCAGGCGCAGTTCGTCAACGCGCCCCTGCACACCCCGGCCGACTTCTCCCTGCACGAACTCATCCCCCCACTGGTCCCCGGCAAGCCCCTCCAGCACTTCCAGCAGGCCTGCACGATGCGCGGCACCATCCAGTTGCGCGGCACGCGCGCCGAGGTCGACGGATTCGGAATGCGCGACCGTACCTGGGGTTTCCGCGACGAGGCAGCGCAGTGGGCCGAGTACGCGGGGCTCGTCGCCGTCTTCGGCGACTCGTTCCTGTCGGTGATGAAGTTCCTGGGCATGGACGGCACGCTCGCGACCGACGGCTACCTGATCGATGCCACCGGGTCCCGCCACATCGAGGACGTGACCTTCCGCCGGACCGCGGCCGCCCAGTTCCTCGCCGCGCGTTTCACCCTCGAGGACGGCCAGGAACTCACGTGCGTCATGCGTCACCGCGACGCCGGCTTCTTCGTCCCGATGGGCGCCGAGACCGAGGGGCCGGCATTCGGCACCTATGACGATTTCATGACGCTCGAGCGCGACGGGAGTCCGGGCGCCGGCTTCTTCGAGCAGGGCATCGTCCACCGCGTTCACTGA
- a CDS encoding PEP-utilizing enzyme: MTGSPVVENASTPRPTPGPTADLAASPVHVPGRRLRWTTANVDEGLPGIVTPMTWSLYFPPTEQTMRDCWVDLGVMPRSAREIPDDVDLRFLSVAHGHAIANVDNMGQMAAHVPGGSAAMMEEQLFGSVQAGGLPEPRGWAKMRRYPIVAVKFPVALRRAIRALPALAEESERWWSRRAFALDAAGLDEATAALVEARDMFEKGLSVHMPLSMAAQGLMGQVQNLAESAGLASGGELIKSDEGTAEFELVRDLWRLSRDEIDVNGFVRRHGYHGPREGLVDSVVWREDSTMVTALAARYRTRADAENVDDLVVRRRREHDEAVRRLHAGLSPARRRLASALIGFASQVPTWRETGRANILRGVDVTRAAARSIGRQLADAGVLAEPGDVFFLTIDELASRRTGDYADLVARRRLDHDAYSAIDLPHVWHGAPEPVVSTAPRTTDDSDGTGAADGTGAADDTGAAATGDTPEIRTLTGLGVSAGVAQGRVQVIRDLDDAEIEDGTVMVCKATDPGWASLFPLAEAVVTDVGSAMSHAAIVCRELGLPCVANTRSGTTELKDGMFVRVDGTAGTVEVLAPQ; encoded by the coding sequence ATGACCGGATCACCAGTGGTCGAGAACGCCTCGACACCCCGACCGACACCCGGACCGACCGCGGATCTCGCGGCGAGCCCGGTACATGTTCCCGGGCGCCGACTGCGTTGGACGACAGCGAATGTCGACGAGGGACTGCCGGGCATCGTCACTCCGATGACATGGTCGCTGTACTTTCCGCCGACCGAACAGACCATGCGCGACTGCTGGGTGGACCTCGGTGTCATGCCGAGGTCCGCACGCGAGATACCGGACGATGTCGACCTGCGGTTCCTGTCTGTCGCTCACGGACATGCCATCGCGAACGTCGACAACATGGGTCAGATGGCCGCCCACGTGCCCGGCGGTTCGGCCGCCATGATGGAGGAGCAGCTGTTCGGATCTGTTCAGGCAGGCGGACTCCCGGAACCGCGGGGATGGGCCAAGATGCGCCGCTACCCGATCGTCGCGGTCAAGTTCCCCGTTGCGCTGCGCCGGGCGATCAGGGCGCTGCCTGCGCTCGCGGAAGAGAGCGAGCGATGGTGGTCACGCCGCGCGTTCGCACTCGACGCCGCGGGCCTCGACGAGGCCACCGCGGCGCTCGTGGAGGCCCGGGACATGTTCGAGAAGGGCCTCTCGGTGCACATGCCGCTGTCGATGGCGGCGCAGGGCCTCATGGGTCAGGTTCAGAATCTGGCCGAGTCGGCCGGACTCGCATCCGGTGGGGAACTGATCAAGAGCGATGAGGGCACCGCCGAGTTCGAACTGGTCCGTGACCTGTGGCGACTCTCGCGAGACGAGATCGACGTCAACGGTTTCGTACGACGCCACGGTTATCACGGGCCGCGCGAGGGACTCGTCGATTCAGTTGTCTGGCGCGAGGATTCGACGATGGTGACCGCCCTCGCCGCGAGATATCGGACGCGTGCCGACGCCGAGAACGTGGACGATCTGGTCGTTCGGCGCCGGCGCGAGCACGACGAGGCCGTCCGACGCCTCCACGCCGGTCTGAGCCCGGCCCGGCGCCGGCTCGCCTCCGCCCTGATCGGGTTCGCCTCCCAGGTGCCGACCTGGCGCGAGACCGGACGGGCGAACATCCTGCGCGGCGTGGACGTCACCAGGGCGGCGGCGCGGTCGATCGGGCGACAGCTCGCCGACGCCGGGGTGCTGGCAGAGCCGGGCGACGTCTTCTTCCTCACCATCGACGAACTCGCCTCCCGCCGGACCGGTGACTACGCCGATCTGGTGGCCCGCCGGCGACTCGACCACGACGCGTACAGCGCGATCGACCTCCCTCATGTCTGGCACGGCGCACCCGAACCGGTCGTCTCGACGGCCCCCCGAACCACCGACGACAGCGACGGCACCGGGGCCGCCGACGGCACCGGGGCCGCCGACGACACCGGGGCCGCCGCCACCGGCGACACCCCGGAGATCCGCACGCTGACCGGTCTCGGTGTCAGCGCCGGGGTGGCGCAGGGACGGGTCCAGGTCATCCGGGACCTCGACGACGCGGAGATCGAGGACGGCACCGTGATGGTCTGCAAGGCGACCGACCCGGGCTGGGCATCACTGTTCCCACTCGCCGAAGCCGTCGTGACCGATGTCGGCAGCGCGATGAGTCATGCGGCCATCGTGTGCCGGGAACTGGGACTGCCCTGCGTTGCCAACACCCGGTCCGGCACAACGGAACTCAAGGACGGCATGTTCGTCCGCGTCGACGGCACGGCCGGCACGGTCGAGGTCCTGGCACCGCAATGA
- a CDS encoding cytochrome P450, which produces MTSTLSTSARPYDPLSISSLDFWAKSADEREQTFAQLRAERPVSWHRPLEGALMPPENDGVWVVVSHEHITEVSKHPELFCSGQGFQFEEIPEDLLSAAGSFLGMDDPRHAALRRLVSSAFTPKQVAKIHDQIKNQARLIVDGLIARKEGDFVEAVSKKLPMWTIYEMMGLEDLDQREEAAHHADGMVSWADEDVAAGREPGEVLNESLVGLLSLGFEFAEERRRNPKSDLMTGLVNAEVDGEKLTDEEIASFFVLLSVAGNDTTRNSISITTKAFQDFPAQRELLLEDFDGRIKPAIEEFVRWASPVMTFRRTATQDTVLGGQEIKAGEWVAMIYSSGNRDEKVFERPNEFDITRSPNPHVGFGGGGPHFCMGSFVAKMQLQEIFDQLLHRAPTLKVGEPECLTGNFVRAVKSMPYTL; this is translated from the coding sequence ATGACCAGCACATTGAGCACATCGGCCCGTCCCTACGACCCGCTGAGCATCTCTTCGCTCGACTTCTGGGCGAAGAGCGCGGACGAGCGCGAGCAGACCTTCGCCCAGCTACGCGCGGAGCGCCCCGTCAGCTGGCATCGGCCGCTCGAGGGCGCGCTGATGCCCCCGGAGAACGACGGCGTGTGGGTCGTCGTCTCGCACGAACACATCACCGAGGTCAGCAAGCATCCCGAATTGTTCTGTTCGGGACAGGGTTTCCAGTTCGAGGAGATCCCCGAGGATCTGCTGTCGGCAGCGGGATCGTTCCTCGGGATGGATGATCCGCGTCATGCGGCCCTGCGCAGACTGGTCAGCTCCGCGTTCACGCCCAAGCAGGTCGCCAAGATCCACGATCAGATCAAGAACCAGGCGCGGCTGATCGTCGACGGACTCATCGCTCGCAAGGAGGGCGACTTCGTCGAGGCCGTCTCGAAGAAACTCCCGATGTGGACGATCTACGAGATGATGGGCCTCGAGGACCTCGACCAGCGCGAGGAGGCCGCCCATCACGCCGACGGCATGGTGTCCTGGGCCGACGAGGACGTGGCCGCGGGCCGCGAACCCGGTGAGGTCCTGAACGAATCCCTGGTCGGCCTGTTGTCGCTCGGATTCGAGTTCGCCGAGGAACGCCGCCGCAACCCGAAGTCGGATCTGATGACCGGTCTGGTGAACGCCGAGGTCGACGGGGAGAAGCTCACCGACGAGGAGATCGCGTCGTTCTTCGTGCTGCTGTCGGTGGCAGGCAACGACACCACCCGCAACTCGATCAGCATCACCACCAAGGCCTTCCAGGACTTCCCGGCACAGCGTGAGCTGCTCCTGGAGGATTTCGACGGGCGGATCAAGCCGGCCATCGAGGAGTTCGTGCGGTGGGCCTCGCCGGTCATGACGTTCCGCCGCACGGCAACCCAGGACACGGTGCTCGGCGGTCAGGAGATCAAGGCCGGCGAGTGGGTGGCGATGATCTATTCGTCGGGCAACCGCGACGAGAAGGTCTTCGAACGTCCCAACGAATTCGACATCACCCGGTCGCCCAACCCCCACGTCGGTTTCGGTGGCGGTGGACCGCACTTCTGCATGGGCAGCTTCGTGGCGAAGATGCAGCTGCAGGAGATCTTCGACCAGCTGCTGCATCGGGCACCCACCCTGAAGGTCGGCGAACCCGAGTGCCTCACCGGCAACTTCGTGCGCGCCGTCAAGTCCATGCCCTACACCCTCTGA
- a CDS encoding sterol carrier protein: MGFTDAAEVRKYIGGIFETAFEDAEIGPKLVDSGLVFAFDFSSPEAVVVVDAVNKQVYEGFDGSPEPMATMVMPADTGNAYWQGKVNLPLAMAKKKISVTGNVASLLKLAPLGKKLFPVYINNLKTDGREDLLV; this comes from the coding sequence ATGGGTTTCACCGACGCTGCCGAGGTCAGGAAGTACATCGGAGGCATCTTCGAGACGGCGTTCGAGGATGCCGAGATCGGACCCAAGCTCGTCGACAGCGGACTCGTGTTCGCCTTCGACTTCAGCAGTCCGGAAGCCGTGGTCGTCGTCGATGCGGTCAACAAGCAGGTGTACGAGGGCTTCGACGGGAGCCCCGAACCGATGGCCACCATGGTCATGCCGGCCGACACCGGAAACGCCTACTGGCAGGGCAAGGTCAATCTCCCCCTGGCCATGGCCAAGAAGAAGATCTCGGTGACCGGCAACGTCGCGAGCCTGCTCAAGCTCGCACCGCTGGGCAAGAAGTTGTTCCCGGTCTACATCAACAACCTCAAGACCGACGGACGCGAGGACCTGCTGGTCTGA
- a CDS encoding coniferyl-alcohol dehydrogenase: protein MSEFNGKRFVVTGAASGIGAATAAKLLDLGAEVHSLDRNVPTVPVTSHTEVDLANPNSIDAAIESLEGSFDGLMNIAGVPGTLPGELVFAVNSLAVRHLSEAFFDRLNPGGSITIVSSTAGFGWPARLEQIRDLLSTDTFEEGLAWFKANPQEGNTYNFSKEVSTVYTMSMGLAVAEMGFRINAVLPGPVETPILTDFEESMGKDTLDGLKNLLGRHAEPGDIADTLVFLASDAARWVNGHALVVDGGVTGSVLSGVVPAPEI, encoded by the coding sequence ATGTCTGAATTCAACGGAAAGCGGTTCGTCGTCACCGGCGCCGCGTCGGGTATCGGCGCGGCGACCGCCGCCAAACTGCTCGACCTCGGTGCCGAGGTGCACAGCCTCGACCGCAACGTGCCGACCGTCCCGGTCACCTCGCACACCGAGGTGGACTTGGCGAACCCGAACAGCATCGACGCCGCGATCGAGTCCCTCGAGGGTTCCTTCGACGGACTGATGAACATCGCCGGGGTTCCCGGCACGCTGCCCGGCGAACTGGTGTTCGCAGTCAATTCGCTTGCCGTGCGCCATCTCTCGGAGGCGTTCTTCGACCGTCTCAATCCGGGTGGCAGCATCACCATCGTCAGTTCGACCGCCGGCTTCGGCTGGCCCGCACGGCTCGAGCAGATCCGCGACCTGCTCAGCACCGACACCTTCGAGGAGGGGCTGGCCTGGTTCAAGGCGAATCCCCAGGAGGGCAACACATACAACTTCTCCAAGGAGGTCTCCACCGTCTACACCATGTCGATGGGTCTTGCCGTGGCGGAGATGGGTTTCCGCATCAACGCAGTCCTGCCCGGACCGGTAGAGACGCCCATTCTCACCGACTTCGAGGAGTCGATGGGCAAGGACACCCTCGACGGTCTGAAGAATCTGCTGGGTCGCCACGCCGAGCCCGGCGACATCGCCGACACCCTGGTGTTCCTGGCGTCCGACGCCGCGCGCTGGGTCAACGGGCACGCGCTCGTCGTTGATGGCGGCGTCACCGGTTCCGTGCTGTCCGGCGTCGTGCCGGCACCCGAGATCTAG
- a CDS encoding TetR/AcrR family transcriptional regulator, giving the protein MARGAGLDADRIVKACLAIADEEGIGQVTMRRLSRDLDVTPMAIYHHVANKDELFDLVLDESLRAVEPVDPAGDPFDELMRWGRAFHRLLVDHPSLAQEMASRRLEGPVAVGAAGRILDLLARAGTPDDRADELLVALFSCILGTAQYRISRNAESARRGGRALPEDFADGRAGMRDRLSDTSITDQRFAAILTVLIRGYLPAAH; this is encoded by the coding sequence GTGGCGCGTGGAGCGGGCTTGGACGCTGACCGGATCGTCAAGGCGTGCTTGGCGATAGCGGATGAGGAAGGGATCGGACAGGTGACGATGCGGCGTTTGTCGCGTGACCTCGACGTCACCCCGATGGCCATCTACCACCATGTCGCCAACAAGGACGAACTGTTCGACCTCGTCCTTGACGAGTCGTTGCGGGCCGTGGAACCCGTCGATCCCGCAGGTGACCCCTTCGATGAGTTGATGCGGTGGGGACGGGCATTCCACCGCCTCCTCGTCGACCACCCATCGCTGGCCCAGGAGATGGCATCACGACGGCTCGAAGGGCCGGTCGCGGTGGGTGCGGCCGGCCGCATCCTCGATCTCCTGGCTCGGGCCGGTACGCCTGACGATCGCGCCGACGAACTGCTGGTCGCCCTGTTCAGCTGCATTCTCGGTACCGCGCAGTACCGGATCTCGCGAAATGCGGAATCCGCCCGTCGTGGCGGCCGCGCGCTCCCCGAGGATTTCGCCGACGGTAGGGCGGGAATGCGTGATCGGTTGTCCGACACGTCGATCACCGACCAGCGTTTCGCCGCCATTCTCACTGTGCTGATCCGCGGTTATCTACCCGCGGCGCACTGA
- a CDS encoding acyl-CoA synthetase has product MYPGTHAQATPDKPAIIMAGSGRTVTYRELDDHSADLAAALHGMGLRKGDVIALLSENAPECLEIYWAAVRSGLYVTSVNWHLAPSEVAYIVSDSDARVLFASSGVAALASAVVEELGDSDIRTIAFGGNIDGFEAYGDVLAQAGPRLVDQPRGSDMLYSSGTTGRPKGVKPSLLPIQVDEPGDPITGLIQHVFKVTADDVYLSPAPMYHAAPLKWSGAIHALGGTVVILEKFDAERILEVIEQYKVTITQMVPTMFVRLLQLPPEQRNAHDTSSLRLVVHAAAPCPPDVKQAMIDWWGPILVEYYSATENHGTTIITTQEWLTKRGSVGKSAMGPVHVCDDDGNELPPGEVGLIYFERETRPFEYHKDPEKTRAAEHPAHSNWTTVGDLGYVDEDGYVFLTDRKAFMIISGGVNIYPQEVENVLTLHPAIYDVAVIGVPDAEMGQQVKAVVQLRAGQTPSDELADEIIAYTRERIAHFKAPRTVDFVDELPRTATGKLVKREIEKRYLAAGAQA; this is encoded by the coding sequence ATGTATCCGGGAACCCACGCGCAGGCGACACCCGACAAGCCGGCGATCATCATGGCCGGCAGCGGCCGGACGGTGACCTACCGAGAACTCGACGATCACTCCGCAGACCTGGCCGCAGCCCTGCACGGAATGGGTCTGCGTAAGGGCGACGTGATCGCGCTGCTGTCGGAGAATGCGCCCGAGTGCCTCGAGATCTACTGGGCGGCAGTTCGTTCCGGCCTGTACGTCACATCGGTGAACTGGCACCTCGCCCCGTCCGAGGTCGCCTACATCGTCTCCGACAGTGACGCACGAGTCCTGTTCGCGTCGTCGGGGGTCGCCGCACTCGCGTCCGCCGTCGTCGAGGAGCTCGGCGACAGTGACATCCGCACCATCGCCTTCGGCGGGAACATCGACGGCTTCGAGGCCTACGGTGACGTGCTCGCCCAGGCCGGTCCGCGGCTCGTCGACCAGCCTCGCGGCTCGGACATGCTCTACTCCTCGGGGACCACCGGCCGACCCAAGGGGGTCAAGCCGTCGTTGCTGCCGATCCAGGTGGACGAGCCCGGCGACCCGATCACGGGTCTGATCCAGCACGTGTTCAAGGTGACCGCCGACGACGTCTATCTCTCGCCTGCGCCGATGTATCACGCCGCGCCGCTCAAATGGTCCGGTGCCATCCACGCCCTCGGGGGCACCGTGGTGATCCTCGAGAAGTTCGACGCCGAGCGCATCCTCGAGGTGATCGAGCAGTACAAGGTGACCATCACGCAGATGGTGCCCACGATGTTCGTCCGGCTCCTGCAGCTGCCGCCGGAGCAGCGGAATGCCCACGACACCTCGTCCCTGCGGCTGGTCGTGCACGCCGCGGCGCCGTGTCCGCCCGACGTCAAGCAGGCGATGATCGACTGGTGGGGACCGATTCTCGTGGAGTACTACAGTGCCACCGAGAACCACGGCACCACCATCATCACGACGCAGGAATGGCTCACCAAGCGGGGATCGGTGGGCAAGTCGGCCATGGGCCCGGTGCACGTCTGTGATGACGACGGCAACGAGCTGCCGCCCGGCGAGGTCGGGCTGATCTACTTCGAGCGTGAGACGCGCCCGTTCGAGTACCACAAGGATCCCGAGAAGACCAGGGCCGCCGAGCATCCGGCGCACTCCAACTGGACGACCGTGGGCGATCTTGGATACGTCGACGAGGACGGATACGTCTTCCTGACCGATCGCAAGGCCTTCATGATCATCTCGGGCGGCGTCAACATCTACCCGCAGGAGGTCGAGAACGTCCTCACCCTGCATCCCGCGATCTACGACGTCGCGGTGATCGGCGTGCCCGACGCCGAGATGGGTCAGCAGGTCAAGGCCGTCGTGCAGTTGCGCGCCGGGCAAACCCCCTCCGACGAACTCGCCGACGAGATCATCGCCTACACCCGGGAGCGCATCGCGCACTTCAAGGCACCCCGAACGGTCGACTTCGTCGACGAGTTGCCCCGCACCGCAACCGGAAAGCTCGTCAAGCGTGAGATCGAGAAGCGATACCTAGCGGCAGGAGCACAGGCATGA